Proteins encoded by one window of Mercenaria mercenaria strain notata chromosome 4, MADL_Memer_1, whole genome shotgun sequence:
- the LOC123553531 gene encoding histone deacetylase 8-like: MGSKSLSQEYDFSEGDESPFKTYKPLRSLLNENTKTTVKSEQTDSALCQTRNEIAADTVSAKSDSMENIDPHLTQIQRKVIYMYSKYVIDTADRMIKVPKRASLVSSLIEAYGLHKYLRDCASGFCYTNDVVLGILKLREKFSRVLYVDLDLHHGDGVEDAFCSTNKVMTVSVHKHAAGFFPGRGSVKDTGLGKGKYYSVNIPLKDGVKDAEFAALVCRVLVKVKDKFDPEAVVCQCGADGLAGDPMESFNLTSLSLGKCVYTLLSWKLPVLLLGGGGYNHQNTARCWTYLTGIAVGRKLNKDIPEHRYLMKYGPGYELSVAVGNKRDQNTQEYLQAIYSDILYNLNQLSSTSN; encoded by the exons ATGGGATCAAAATCTTTATCGCAAGAATATGACTTTTCAGAAGGAGATGAATCACCGTTTAAGACATACAAGCCACTCAGATCACTTTTGAATGAAAACACCAAGACAACAGTGAAATCTGAACAAACTGACTCAGCATTGTGCCAAACACGAAATGAGATTGCAGCTGATACCGTGTCAGCAAAAAGCGATTCAATGGAAAATATTGATCCACACTTAACACAAATTCAAAGAAAAGTCATTTATATGTATAGTAAATACGTGATTGACACAGCTGACAGAATGATCAAAGTGCCCAAACGT GCAAGTCTTGTGTCAAGTTTGATTGAAGCATATGGTCTCCACAAATATCTTAG AGACTGTGCCTCAGGATTTTGCTATACCAATGATGTTGTACTCGGAATTCTGAAGCTTAGAGAAAAGTTCAGCAGAGTACTAtatgttgaccttgaccttcaccaTGGTGATG GTGTGGAAGATGCATTTTGCTCAACAAACAAAGTGATGACAGTATCGGTACACAAACATGCTGCAGGATTTTTTCCAG GACGTGGCAGTGTGAAGGATACAGGTTTAGGGAAAGGGAAATATTACAGTGTTAACATACCTCTAAAAGATGGAGTAAAAGATGCAGAATTTGCAGCTTTAGTATGCAG ggTGTTAGTGAAAGTGAAGGATAAGTTTGACCCTGAGGCTGTAGTTTGTCAATGTGGAGCAGACGGATTGGCTGGAGATCCAATGGAATCATTCAACCTAACATCCCTCTCTCTTGGAAAATGTGTCTATACCCTATTATCTTGGAAGCTTCCAGTTTTGCTTCTTGGGGGAG GAGGTTACAATCACCAGAATACTGCTAGATGTTGGACATATTTGACTGGTATAGCTGTTGGTAGAAAACTCAATAAAGATATTCCTGAGCATAGG tACTTAATGAAGTATGGACCAGGCTATGAACTTAGTGTTGCAGTTGGGAATAAAAGGGACCAAAATACACAAGAATACCTACAGGCGATTTATAGTGATATTTTAT ATAATCTTAACCAGCTATCCAGCACATCAAACTGA